Proteins encoded by one window of Pseudorca crassidens isolate mPseCra1 chromosome 3, mPseCra1.hap1, whole genome shotgun sequence:
- the LOC137221613 gene encoding LOW QUALITY PROTEIN: nucleolin-like (The sequence of the model RefSeq protein was modified relative to this genomic sequence to represent the inferred CDS: inserted 1 base in 1 codon; substituted 3 bases at 3 genomic stop codons), with product MVKLAKAGKNQGDPKKMAPPPKEVEEDSEDEEMSEDEEDDSSGEEVVIPQKKGRKATATPAKKMMASPTKKVIVGTPAKKAVVTPGKKAAATPARKTVTPAEAVATPGKKGATPGKALVATPGKKGAATPAKGAKNGKNVKKEDSDEEDEDDSEEEDEDEFEPAVMKAAAAPASDDEDDEDEDDDEDEDDEDEDDEEEDEDHSEEAAMETAPAKGKKALAKAVLVKAKSTAEDEDEEDDDEDEVEEEEEDDEEEEEEEEEEELVKEAPGKRKKEMAKQEAAPEAKKQKVEATEPTTSFNLFVGNLNFSKSAPELKTGISDIFAKNGLAVVDGRIGVSRKFGYVDFESAEDLEKALELTGLKVFGNEIQLEKPKGKDSKKDXDARTLLAKNLSYKVTXEELKEVFEDAVGIRLVSRDGKNKGIAYTEFKTEADAEKTLEEKQGTEIDGRSISLYYTREKGQSQDYRGGKNSXWSGESKTLVLSNLSCSAMEETLQEVFEKATFIKVPQNQNGKSKGYAFIEFASFEDAKEALNSRNKREIEGRAIRLELRGPRGSPNARSXPSKTLFVKGLSEDTTEETLKESFDGSIRASIVTDREAGSSKGFGFVDFNSEEDAKAAKEAMEDGEIDGNIVTLDWAKPKGEGGFGGQGGFGGRGRRGFGGRGGFRGGRGGGGDHKPQGKKTKFE from the exons ATGGTAAAACTTGCAAAGGCTGGTAAAAATCAAGGTGACCCCAAGAAAATGGCTCCTCCCCCAAAGGAGGTAGAAGAAGACAGTGAAGATGAGGAAATGTCAGAAGATGAAGAGGATGATAGCAGTGGAGAAGAGGTTGTTATCCCtcagaaaaaaggcagaaaggcTACCGCAACTCCAGCAAAGAAGATGATGGCTTCCCCAACAAAAAAGGTTATAGTTGGCACACCGGCAAAGAAAGCAGTTGTCACCCCTGGCAAAAAGGCAGCCGCTACACCAGCCAGGAAGACAGTTACACCTGCCGAAGCAGTAGCAACACCTGGCAAAAAGGGAGCCACACCAGGCAAAGCATTGGTAGCAACCCCTGGTAAGAAGGGAGCAGCCACTCCAGCCAAGGGAGCAAAGAATGGCAAGAATGTCAAGAAGGAAGACAGTGATGAGGAAGATGAAGATGACAGTGAAGAGGAGGATGAGGATGAATTTGAGCCAGCAGTGATGAAAGCAGCTGCTGCTCCTGCCTCAGATGATGAGGATGACgaggatgaagatgatgatgaagacGAGGATGATGAGGATGAAGATGATGAGGAGGAGGATGAAG ATCACTCTGAAGAAGCAGCTATGGAGACTGCACCAGCCAAAGGAAAGAAAGCTCTGGCAAAAGCTGTTCTTGTGAAGGCAAAGAGCACTGCtgaagatgaagatgaagaggatgatgatgaggatgaagtcgaagaggaggaagaggatgacgaggaggaagaggaggaagaggaggaggaggaacttGTCAAAGAAGCACCTGGAAAACGAAAGAAGGAAATGGCCAAACAAGAAGCAGCTCCTGAAGCcaagaaacagaaagtggaaGCCACAGAACCAACTACATCTTTCAATCTCTTTGTTGGAAACCTGAACTTCAGTAAATCTGCTCCGGAATTGAAAACGGGTATCAGTGACATTTTTGCTAAAAATGGTCTTGCAGTTGTTGATGGCAGAATTGGTGTGTCTAGGAAGTTTGGCTACGTGGATTTTGAATCTGCTGAAGACCTGGAAAAAGCCTTGGAACTCACTGGTTTAAAAGTCTTTGGCAATGAAATTCAACTAGAAAAACCAAAGGGAAAAGACAGTAAGAAAGATTGAGATGCGAGAACACTTTTGGCTAAAAATCTGTCTTATAAAGTTACTTAGGAAGAATTAAAAGAAGTGTTTGAAGATGCTGTGGGTATCAGATTAGTCAGCAGGGATGGAAAGAATAAAGGGATTGCTTACACTGAATTTAAGACAGAAGCTGACGCAGAGAAAACCTTGGAAGAAAAGCAGGGAACAGAGATAGATGGGCGATCCATTTCCCTGTACTATACCAGAGAGAAAGGTCAAAGTCAAGACTATAGAGGTGGAAAGAATA ATTGGAGTGGTGAATCAAAAACCCTGGTTTTAAGCAACCTCTCCTGTAGTGCAATGGAAGAAACTCTTCAGGAAGTATTTGAGAAGGCAACATTTATCAAAGTGCCCCAGAACCAAAATGGCAAATCGAAAGGGTATGCATTTATAGAATTTGCTTCATTTGAAGATGCTAAAGAAGCTTTAAATTCACGTAATAAAAGGGAAATTGAGGGCAGAGCCATCAGGCTGGAGTTGCGAGGACCCAGGGGATCACCTAATGCAAGAAGCTAGCCATCCAAAACTCTGTTTGTCAAAGGTCTATCTGAGGATACTACAGAAGAGACATTAAAGGAGTCGTTCGACGGCTCTATTCGTGCAAGCATAGTCACTGACCGGGAGGCTGGATCCTCCAAGGGGTTTGGTTTTGTAGACTTCAACAGTGAGGAAGATGCCAAAGCTGCCAAGGAGGCCATGGAAGATGGTGAAATTGATGGAAACATAGTTACTTTGGACTGGGCCAAGCCTAAGGGTGAAGGTGGCTTCGGTGGCCAAGGTGGAtttggtggcagaggccggcgaggcTTTGGAGGGCGAGGAGGCTTccgaggaggcagaggaggaggaggagaccacAAGCCACAAGGAAAGAAGACGAAGTTTGAATAG